A window of the Cheilinus undulatus linkage group 21, ASM1832078v1, whole genome shotgun sequence genome harbors these coding sequences:
- the LOC121529528 gene encoding UNC93-like protein MFSD11, which produces MADLRTFNVVILGLGFLFIFTAFTTTGNIEQTVVKSLGNDTFSGSGYHSLGIIYGVFSFSNLLAPTVVAVIGPKFTMLLSGLLYSGYIAVFIIPTTWSLYFTSVLIGIGAAMLWTAQGQFLVENSEASTINRNTGMFWALLQCSMLFGNLYIYFDWNGRAEIPDSSRKNIFLSLLVVSLLGTLSFLVLRKSPHAEEMLSEEEGQSLLSTSTRMMYKHRANTALQDAKTELKTILQLLKAKTILLLSPCMAYSGLELSFYSGVYGTCIGATAHFGDAAKGLIGISGIMVGIGEIVGGGLFGLVCKNNRFRRTSVVFLGMVVHFVAFYLIFLNIPSDAPVVLKTTTQRSPYLTPSVSIALLCSFLLGLGDSCFNTQLYSILGRVYAEQSTPAFAIFKFIQSVFAAVAFFYSGYLLLMWQLLMMVVLGFTGTLCFFVVERMQNFSTDGQEE; this is translated from the exons ATGGCGGACTTGCGGACTTTCAACGTTGTGATTTTGGGTTTGggatttttgttcatttttaccGCCTTCACCACAACGGGGAACATAGAG CAAACTGTGGTGAAAAGCCTGGGAAATGATACTTTCAGTGGAAGTGGCTATCACAG TCTGGGAATCATCTATGGGGTCTTTTCATTCTCCAATTTACTTGCACCAACAGTCGTTGCAGTAATTGGACCGAAATTTACAATGCTTCTTAGTGGCCTACTCTACAG tgGGTACATTGCTGTGTTTATCATCCCCACAACATGGTCCCTTTACTTCACATCTGTGCTGATTGGCATCGGAGCAGCCA TGCTCTGGACGGCTCAAGGACAGTTCCTTGTGGAGAACTCAGAGGCATCCACCATCAACAGGAACACGGGgatgttctgggctcttttacAGTGCAG CATGTTGTTTGGCAACCTTTACATTTACTTTGACTGGAATGGAAGAGCAGAGATACCAG acagcagcaggaaaaacattttcctgtCCCTATTGGTTGTCTCCCTGCTCGGCACTCTCAGCTTCCTGGTGTTGAGGAAGAGTCCTCATGCAGAGGAGATGCTCTCTGAAGAGGAAGGCCAGTCGCTGCTCTCAACATCAACTCGCATGAT GTATAAACACAGAGCAAACACTGCCCTGCAGGACGCCAAGACAGAATTGA AAACCATCCTGCAGCTTCTGAAGGCTAAGACCATACTGCTCCTGAGTCCCTGCATGGCATACAGCG GCCTGGAGCTATCTTTCTACAGTGGAGTGTATGGAacgtgcattggagcaacagcGCACTTCGGAGATGCAGCAAAAGGCTTGATCGGGATTTCTGGAATTATGGTGGGAATCGGAGAAATAGTGG GTGGAGGCTTGTTTGGATTGGTGTGCAAGAACAATCGCTTCAGACGCACCTCAGTGGTGTTTCTGGGAATGGTTGTTCATTTTGTGGCTTTCTATTTAATATTCCTCAACATCCCAAGTGATGCTCCTGTCGTCCTGAAAACCACCACCCAAAGGAGCCCGTATCTGACTCCAAG TGTATCCATCGCTCTGCTGTGCAGCTTCCTCCTCGGACTTGGGGACAGCTGCTTCAACACGCAGCTGTACAGCATATTAGGCAGGGTTTATGCCGAACAAAGCACGCCTGCTTTCGCCATCTTCAAATTCATCCAG TCTGTTTTTGCAGCAGTGGCGTTCTTCTACAGCGGTTACCTTCTGCTCATGTGGCAGCTCCTGATGATGGTCGTCCTGGGCTTCACTGGAACGCTCTGCTTTTTTGTCGTGGAGAGGATGCAAAACTTTTCTACGGATGGCCAGGAGGAATAG
- the rmi2 gene encoding recQ-mediated genome instability protein 2: MNNTAVEKKRPPPVKVLSGQLRTAQKRETADGGDGVLIKLGKGRTLLVSLVWMQGTVLEVQLDRNTVLLMDETGTFAVHGVNNIPKGKPCLSQGKYVMVMGVIVAISPEPVIRAVKMADLSELSALHRRMWKLEVEELQRLLV, translated from the exons ATGAATAACACAGCCGTAGAGAAGAAACGTCCACCGCCCGTGAAAGTGTTGTCCGGTCAGCTGAGGACGGCGCAGAAACGGGAGACCGCAGACGGCGGGGATGGGGTTCTTATCAAGCTGGGAAAGGGTCGCACTCTGCTGGTCTCACTGGTGTGGATGCAGGGGACGGTGCTGGAGGTCCAGCTGGACAGAAACACCGTGCTGCTGATGGATGAGACGGGGACTTTTGCTGTTCATGGTGTCAACAACATCCCCAAAGGAAAACCGTGTTTGTCTCAAG GCAAATATGTCATGGTGATGGGTGTCATTGTGGCCATCTCCCCGGAGCCAGTCATCCGCGCCGTGAAAATGGCAGACCTCTCTGAGCTTTCTGCGCTTCACAGACGGATGTGGAAGCTGGAGGTGGAGGAGCTGCAGCGGCTGTTGGTCTGA
- the ubfd1 gene encoding ubiquitin domain-containing protein UBFD1 — protein sequence MATQDGGEEVIMETEAKPQESEPLCEGAEKGDTETASHTEAGNATTQESSISNGDDADDQREMVDVKIIWNKKKYDLKIPLDDTGAKLKDSIHSLTGLPPAMQKVMYKGLLPEDKTLREIKITNGAKIMVVGSTINDVLAVNTPKEVIQQEVKAEENKKEPLCRQKQHRKVLDKGKPDDIMPAIKGTKERLPTVPLSGMFNKSGGKVRLTFKLEQDQLWIGTKERTEKVPMGSIKNVVSEPIEGNEDYHMMAFQLGPTEASQYWVYWVPAQFVDAIKDTVLGKWQYF from the exons ATGGCGACCCAGGATG GAGGTGAAGAAGTCATAATGGAAACTGAGGCGAAGCCACAAGAATCTGAACCACTATGTGAAGGTGCTGAAAAAGGTGACACAGAAACGGCGTCCCACACAGAAGCAGGGAATGCCACAACTCAGGAATCTAGTATTAGCAATGGGGACGATGCAGATGACCAGCGTGAGATGGTGGACGTGAAGATTATCTGGaacaagaaaaaatatgatCTGAAAATTCCCCTTGATGACACCGGAGCCAAACTAAAAGACAGCATCCATTCACTCACTG GTCTTCCACCAGCAATGCAGAAAGTGATGTACAAAGGATTGCTCCCAGAGGACAAAACGCTACGAGAAATAAAGATTacaaatggtgcaaaaataatGGTGGTAGGATCAACAATAAACGATGTATTAGCTGTGAATACACCCAAAGAGGTTATTCAGCAGGAAGTCAAAGCTgaagaaaacaagaaagagCCTTTATGCAGGCAAAAG CAACACAGGAAAGTTTTGGACAAAGGTAAACCTGATGACATAATGCCAGCCATTAAAGGAACAAAG GAACGATTACCAACAGTGCCTTTATCTGGGATGTTTAACAAGTCAGGAGGAAAAGTTAGACTCACTTTCAAACTGGAGCAGGATCAGTTATGGATTGGAACCAAGG AAAGAACAGAGAAAGTCCCAATGGGCTccattaaaaatgtagtttctgAACCCATTGAAGGCAATGAGGACTATCACATGATG GCTTTTCAGTTGGGTCCTACAGAAGCGTCTCAATATTGGGTCTACTGGGTGCCTGCACAGTTTGTCGATGCAATCAAAGACACAGTCCTTGGAAAATGGCAGTATTTCTAA